The Hermetia illucens chromosome 2, iHerIll2.2.curated.20191125, whole genome shotgun sequence genomic interval AGATCTAAACTTTTATCAATACTTGTCTGTGTCATGTCATCGGGGTGTATATTTTAGCCAAAGAAAATAGCTAATGCAGAATTTTTTGGCATATTGAGCAGAAAATGTGGACGTGTTGGTGAGAAGAccaaaatggcagtggataggtcacacattaagaaagggcgacaagTGCATTGCAGGttatgtcatgcaatggaaACCACCATCCCAGCCTGATTAGGGGGTCGCCATAGAACGATGTTGCCTAAAACAGTAGGGGAGAATTGCAAGTTTCTCGGATTCGCCGCTGAGGCACATTGACAGGAATCGATAAtgatggcgcataggtgtggGTGATGTGCTCTGCCTCACATAGAGGACTATGGCAACCATAGATGACTCTTTCGCCTTCTTGAAAAATACTCTGAGAACCAAACAAAAGGTTTCAATTTTGTTCATACATTACTTCATGAATGAAAACTAAGGGTGGATAATGGGGAGATAAAATTCTACAGAAGGACCcattatcatttttttcaacCGGTGGCCGGTCTAGACCTATTGCAGTAAGCAACCCCAGATATCCCGATTTTCTCTACGCATCCTCTCTCTCTGTGAAAGTGATAAGTTTGCCCAGAAGCATCATAAGCTAGACTGTGACTTGAGGCATGTGTGTTAATCAGATTCAGGGAGATGAATCTGTACTCTATAGTGCTTTCTTCTGATGTAAATCGGCAATAATTGAAATAGTGTTCTCTGTCTATTACCCTGAGGGAAATCTGTTACCCTCAATAttgttttgtggatttttagTTACGTTCCTATCCATTAAAATTCGTCCTTAAagaaactgaaaaatatagcccCGACTAATCACCGACTTTCATTTTGTCTCTCCCAACAGCCTTAGAAACCAAACCTCCAAAATGGGATCCAACATATACAGTCAAAGGAACTCTATACATCCCATACGCAGAAATTGAGGAACCATTCTATGCCTGGTATGACTCCATCGCTCGTCGCTCCCGCATCGACTACTACGGAGGAATGGTCAAAACTTATCAACTTACCCACGAACATGATTTCGGCACATCATTGAAGCTAGCTCCAATCAGCACTGATTCCGAACTGAACAAGGAAACTTGCCTTCAAGTAAACGGAACTAGGGAGTCACCTGTCGAAATCCAGGCAATTCTACCGAATGCAAAGAGTTTTATTCTCGCTGGTACTGAAATAATAATGGGAATGTCATGCGATCGATTCGTTTTGGAGGAGATGATTGGTCAgaagaaaaatgtttacaccttGTGGGTGAGGTACAAGAAGTCCCCGAAGTATCCTGCCTCACGAATGCCAATTCCTGTTCGCTATGAGATGAGAGGATACAATACGTTGCTAGGGTCACACTATGACCATTATTATTTGGAGTACGATTCCTACAATCATGCTGATATTCCGAATGAGGTGTTCGAGATTGATCCATGTGAGTAAGGTGTTTCTAGTTCCAAGGACTTAATAATAAGAATTCATTTATTCACCAATTTAGCTATGGTATGCGTTCCCTTCCCTGGACCCGGGCAAGGTCACTATGCTACCTTCAATCCAATGAAGGAATTCATCTATCCCACGGCTACTGATCATGTTGACCATGAGTTTGAACGCTTCAAAAATAAGCACAACAAGAAATACGAGCACGAGGCAGAAGTGGAACACCGCAAGAACATCTTTAGGCAGAACCTCCGTTTCATTCACTCCAAAAACCGAGCAAGGCTAGGATTCTCCCTGGCTGTGAATCATTTGGCTGATAAGACTGACGATGAGATCAAGGCTCGTCGAGGATTCCGATCCTCAAATATCTACAATGGCGGAAAGCCTTTCCCATACAATACAAAATCCAAGGCTGATCTTCCGGATCAATATGATTGGAGGCTGTTCGGAGCTGTGACCCAGGTTAAAGGTAAGTAAGGGGTGGTGTATCCTTGCTCCAAAAACAGGTGCCTAAACATCTCAAGTTAACATTTGCACTCCTCTTTACAGATCAATCTGTGTGCGGTTCATGCTGGTCATTTGGAACTATCGGAGCCGTGGAGGGAGCCTATTTCTTGAAGTCAGGTGGAAACCTAGTTCGGTTGTCGCAACAAGCTCTCATCGATTGTTCATGGGGATATGGAAATAACGGATGCGATGGTGGTGAAGACTTCCGTGCATACAATTGGATGATGAAGATGGGCGGAATTCCAACAGAGGAAGATTACGgaccatacttgggacaggatGGATATTGCCATGCAAACAACGTGACCCTAGTGGCTCCAATCACAGGATTCGTCAACGTTACAAGCAACGACGCTAACGC includes:
- the LOC119648825 gene encoding digestive cysteine proteinase 1-like codes for the protein MKCSASVCCILFLAAIASALETKPPKWDPTYTVKGTLYIPYAEIEEPFYAWYDSIARRSRIDYYGGMVKTYQLTHEHDFGTSLKLAPISTDSELNKETCLQVNGTRESPVEIQAILPNAKSFILAGTEIIMGMSCDRFVLEEMIGQKKNVYTLWVRYKKSPKYPASRMPIPVRYEMRGYNTLLGSHYDHYYLEYDSYNHADIPNEVFEIDPSMVCVPFPGPGQGHYATFNPMKEFIYPTATDHVDHEFERFKNKHNKKYEHEAEVEHRKNIFRQNLRFIHSKNRARLGFSLAVNHLADKTDDEIKARRGFRSSNIYNGGKPFPYNTKSKADLPDQYDWRLFGAVTQVKDQSVCGSCWSFGTIGAVEGAYFLKSGGNLVRLSQQALIDCSWGYGNNGCDGGEDFRAYNWMMKMGGIPTEEDYGPYLGQDGYCHANNVTLVAPITGFVNVTSNDANAFKIALLKHGPLSVAIDASQKTFSFYSHGIYYEPNCKNGLDELDHAVLAVGYGIINGESYWLVKNSWSNYWGNDGYILMSARNNNCGVMTTPTYVTM